One Actinospica robiniae DSM 44927 genomic region harbors:
- a CDS encoding TetR/AcrR family transcriptional regulator, whose protein sequence is MPAGSTTAKPSARERLLAAANELFYEEGVHTVGIDRVIERAGVAKASLYSTFGSKEALVRAYLESRHASVANRISRHVAQYDTPREQLLGVFEAQAEMAARPGYRGCAFVAASAESHPGDQIEQAADTFRGWLRALLTDLAGQAGAADPDALGRQLHLLYDGAVASARMDRDPTAADAARAAAATLLDSATA, encoded by the coding sequence ATGCCCGCGGGAAGCACGACGGCCAAGCCCTCGGCTCGCGAGCGGCTGCTGGCGGCGGCGAACGAGCTGTTCTACGAGGAGGGCGTGCACACGGTCGGCATCGACCGGGTGATCGAGCGCGCCGGGGTCGCCAAGGCCTCGCTCTACAGCACCTTCGGCAGCAAGGAAGCGCTGGTCCGGGCCTACCTGGAGTCGCGTCACGCGAGTGTCGCGAACCGGATCAGCCGGCACGTCGCGCAGTACGACACGCCGCGGGAGCAGCTGCTCGGTGTCTTCGAGGCGCAGGCCGAGATGGCCGCGCGGCCGGGTTACCGCGGCTGCGCCTTCGTGGCCGCGAGCGCGGAGTCCCATCCCGGCGACCAGATCGAGCAGGCCGCGGACACGTTCCGCGGATGGCTGCGCGCCCTGCTGACGGACCTGGCCGGGCAGGCCGGCGCGGCCGACCCGGACGCGCTGGGCCGGCAGCTGCACCTGCTGTACGACGGCGCGGTCGCCTCCGCCCGGATGGACCGGGATCCCACCGCCGCCGACGCCGCACGCGCCGCGGCCGCGACCTTGCTGGATAGCGCAACAGCCTGA